The DNA window GTGGTATTAGCGCCGTTCCCATTGTGTTTCGATGGCCGGAAATTTTCTGAAGTTGATGTTTACATTGACATAGAAAAGCTCAAAGGGCTTTAATGTTGACAAAACAACGAGCTGTTAAAGGCAGAATATACTTTAGGAAACCAAGCTGTAAAAAACATAATATTGAGGGATTTGTGCGGTTGTTACTAGGGAGTAAAATCACTAGAAGGCACGTCAGTCAATTtaaaattaagaaaattaaaGGAATAAATATGTTGCAACGATCAATTAGTGATTTTTATACCTTGTCGGTAGAAAAAGCGCTGTTTTGAAACTCCCGTATACCTCGACCTGTAGAATAAATTAAGGTAAAAACAGATGATTAATAAGGCTAATTCAAATGGTAAAACAATAAAGTGGCTGTGGAAAACATCGTGGTTGGCTACGAACCTTCGCTGTAGGCCATAATCTAACTATCACCTCATGCACACGGCCGACGACCTCCCAACGCATTGCCTCTTCGCATTTTCTAGGCTTCATAAACTCGTAAAAGTCCATGATTTCTTGGCTAAGACTTAAAACAGAAACAGAACAAACAAATGCCGTTAGGATTTTGGGATGTCACGACGAGGAATTTTGAAAATCTCACGGCCTTACCCAATCACCCCGTCTGGGTAATTTCGATTTTTTGGCTTCCATGGTACTGTTTCTTCGATTAAAAGCTCTGAAGTTTCAAGACCGTTTGTACTTGCCGGATTTTCAGACCTTTTCCTCTTCCCTCCAAGGCCTTTGTCAGCATTTATGATGTTTTTCAGAGCCGTAGATTGGGCAGTATCCATGCCATTTCTCGTCGTAAGGGGGATGAACTCCGAAGGTCTAAACTTGGGTTCAGCATTGTTTGAAGTGATAGTAGAATCTACAATTCGAGTCCACATATTGTGGGACGGACCTCGCTGCTCCGGTTGAACCCAACCAGTTCGTTGGTCCATGGTCAATGAGCAGTGCATGTGTTCCTATAAAATCCCGAAAATACTTATTTTCCCGAGTAAAAATGCCTAAAATTGAAGAGTAGTTTATAAGACGAACCTTTCCACCAAGACGTTACGCGAGTAGGCAGTTATACCTACTgaactgcgcatgctcaatAACCCCGTAGCCAATCATAATCCAGTATTTTCTTGTACGCCCGCGATTTTCCAGCAGTACTCCAAATCAAAGTTGGTTTTCTTCGAAACCGGTTTCCGGTATTGGAGATACTCCATTTCCGGTTTCATAGCACTCTTTAGAAATGTCCTTGGACTGCTTTAGCGAGGTAAAGCAGAACGCAAAATCAGTTAGCTTTAATAAAAGGGCTAACTACCCAAGCGTTTAGAAGCGTGTCATCAAGATTTTACAGATCCTAAGGTCGAAGAAAGGGAATCTCTCTGGAGACAACCATTCAAAGTTTCCCAGAATTTTTTATGCTCCCACGTCGCCTGGACAACTCTCATATCTTTTGggaatttgaaaatatttttgtacagAACATGTCTTCTTATACCAGGTTTGTTGATCTTAAGATGTATTTATTTCTCAGTAGGTTGAAGGGTAAAGATCTTTTTTTACTAGCTGTATGATGAACACACAAATGTTGTGATATTATGAATATATGAAGTCCAAAAAATACCGTCCTAATTTGGTGAGAATGACAGTTCCTTTGTAATGGGTTGAGAATGTAGACACACTTCTTAGGTGACACTTCGGGGTCTTTAGATTTCACCGGTTTATACCGGTACGTTcataaaaagtttttttttctttattttatgttaCTCGTGAGTGGGGCATCCttggggacccagggcgtcgcggagattgggcacacagggagcgcgcgaaAAAGAAAGAGGACTGTGGGcgcgatctccgcgacgccccaGGCGGTGTGCGCACTACGACCGCAATGCATTGTGGAAGCAAATTTATGACGCTCCATGGGAAAAACATGGCGGATGTAGGCTGTAGCGAATGTAGTTTATAGCTGGTTTATTCgttttaatttcctttttgtccTTAAAACTTTTGATTTCCAAAGACTTttgttgacttttttttaactaatATAAGAAATTTGCAACTTTCAAGGGAAGGTGTGATATTCGCTAAAAACGTTCTTGGTTTGAAGTAGGTCCGCGTTTGGCTCATTTCGGCTTAGACATGCGATGCAAAACTTGCCCAGAATCCTGATTTGGATTCTCAAAGAAATGCTCTTTCTAAATATATGATGCCCCGCCTCTGGAAATAGGTGATATTCATCGATGTATTCTTCGTAGGTTTGACCAGTCAATTGCAAATGGAGGAGAGGGGTCTGAGGGAGAAAGGTGATAGCTGGCAAACCaccaaagaaaaaagagcCAAGACAACCGCCCTCACGGAAAAGTCTGTTTACTGGCCCGAAAGAGCCGCAATCGGCGTACAACCTTCTCTAGCTGGACCATTAAAGAAGGCAGATCACTAGAAATCTTGCACACTTAGAACTTGCTCAAagtttattaatattattataaattccCTTTTTACCAGCCTGCCCATTTACTTACATATGTTTTTAGGGTTTTTAAAAACCTGGCACAATGACTTTGTGGACAATCAAAATGTTTGCGTTTGTGACCCTTTTGTGCTTTTATTTTGCTTGAGATTTAATCTGATAATAGGTCAGattaaaatatgtacagtacaCACTGTACGGAGGATTTTATAGAATCGATATAGAAGCGAGAGATACGCTCTTTTTATTGAATAAACATAATGTCACATTTCAGATAAGCTTTAAATTAAGGACACCTTGGGTAAGTTAAGGGATTTCCCTTTCACATCTATTACTATTTATTACTATAACTTATATTTGACAGGTTTGCAAAATGAAAGTGATGTGGGTACACCAAGAATATTAATCATATTCTTTGGGCTGGGTTCAACTCCCAGGTCACTTTTTGCATCAACCTGTTAAACATTGTTTTCCATAACTTATATAGTGCTGCATACAAGGAGTAGCCCTGCATCAGACTGGAGAATCTATTTATTCAATTTTCCCAAACAATGAATTCCTCCATTCGGTGCTATTGATTGTACCAACTTTATGGTAACCAGCCTTTAAGAAGGGTATGTTTggatagaggggggggggggggtacactGAGATGTTTGAACACTGACCCTGTTAGGGCAGGGAAAACATAACCTAGAAATATATTCAGGACAAAGCAGCCAAAAACCACACCCTGTCAAGTAGCACATCCCTGTATAGTCAGTATAGTAATGTTAAAAGTCATTGTCCTCTCCTTGAAATATTGGGGCATTTGATTCTTGAGTCCTCTAATGTCTTGCTTATTTTCCCTGAACTGTGTCTCTTTTCCAAGCATGTAACTGGTTTTGTTATATAtgattcattttttttgttgtcatcattatcttgCAAGTTGTAAACAAGATAATGTAGTCTGTCTAGCAGATGTGCAATGCCTATAGTTTTTTACTTTCAGTAATGTGCAGTGCTCTTCAGTGTCTGTCAACTATTTGCTTTGATGATGTGCAATGACCCTTATGCTATCATTGTCCAGTAAGTGCAATGCCTTTTGGGGGGGGCTTTACTGTTCAGTAATGTGCAAAGCTCTTCAGTGTCTATCAACTATTTGTTTAGTTGATGTGCAAGGACTCTTTGAGCTATCACTGTCCAGTGAGTGCAATGCCTTTTGGCTTTACTATTTCTTTACTAAGGCAGGACCAAGCATTGCGCTTTGGCCTGACTGAGGCAGAGAGAAAGTGACACTTAGCACAATCTGTGTCCATTGAATATATGGACATATTGTTAATTGTATTGTGtgtgttttaaaattgtttgtttttaatagACAACCCTGTCCTGTTACTGTTTTTAACATATATTTATATCatgcttatttttattgacaGACTTGTGTATCTGAGAAAGAGCAATATGTTGTTGCCCCCTACGAATCAGACACGCAAATTGGCTACCTTATAAGATCTGGTATGGCAGATCCTGCTTTAAGTGAAGACTCGGACCTGCTTGCATATGGTTGCTCCAAGGTATTGAAAATACATACATATAATTGATTTATCCAATTAAGATGTGTCTCGAAATATTAATTATAAagaattataataaaataatataggCTAGGTGATCAATGGCTGTTGGAGAACAGAAACATAACATAACAGAAACATAAGTGTCCATGGTATTTTCCCTGGTCCCTGATGAAGTGAATCTACCGTGAAGCATCCTGCAACaaccaataataataataaccacATTATGTGTACTACCTTATAAGGATACCGGATACGGAATACCAAGAAGTGCAACTACAGGCTCACAAACATGTTTTATTACAATTATATAATTACAAGTACATAATTACCAACTTAACTTACCATAAGATAACATAATGAGAGGTAGGAACTAACGAACTAAACTTAAAAATTATGTAactatataaaataaagtaactatataaaaaaaactgtctcCCTAATCAAgattaataacaaaataactCGAATAATAAAATCACCCATATTCACTTCATAGGAAGGGTCAGTatgcagctcttacaagctgcaatttgattgggcaaatgaacaatatccgcacctcgacacaaagaacgagaagaataaagacaaaaggactcctttgtagaacaaaataggagacaaagcagctgcgtacttactccatAGGAAAGCATTCTAAGAAGAATCATATAGAATGCAgataaggaagaagaaaataaaagaaaatgaaaaagaggAGAAAGAAAACTTTGTTAAAAGCTTTGATATTAAGGAGAAAACACATAAACCAACAAGAACTCCAAACCAAAGAAGAACTAAGAAAGAAGTGCATTGCACATTATTGAATAATGTACAGAAGAGCATTGCACATTATTGAATAATAACTTATTATTGTTGACCAGCCTAGCAAACGGAGTAGATGGTAGATTGTTTATATATTCCGGTAATATTGGGTGCCATAAATCTCTGTGTTATGCAAACTTTTTCTTTAGATGTTATAAGATTCAATCTCAATAACTCATCCAACAAAACCAAAGGTCAAATTAAAAAACGCGCAATCGTTTGGGATCGTCATTCACGGTGGTCGATTTAAAAATACCTACTTTTAAATAAATAGGCATGTTTATTGAATAAGGGATAACCAAAACTCATATGATATGGACATGTTGACTTGAAAGTAAATAACTGAATCCCGGGATGCGGAGACTCAAAGACAAAGACGTATTATTTTATTCCTTACTTATATTATCTATTTTTCTGTctccttttattttcaacCTCTTTCGCTGGCAGTGCCAACCCCTCAAAAATGACCACTGGGGTTACCCCAGCCCCTGTCAGAAGTGTTTGAGGAAGCCTGCTTTAAGTCTATAGAAAgcacaaaatattttatcaaaacatTGTTGATATAGGCGACTCTTCCTCGAATTCCTTACTCACCCATCGCGATTCCCCTGGTCTCGCATGGAAAGATACAGAAATTTATGGATCCAACAAGACGCATCTACCGCTACTGTCTTCCCCTTGAactcttttatgttttttaactGGAAAATGCCAGGTATTTTCttaagaaaaggaaaaatgcTGTTAATCCCCATGGTTTGGTCATGCTTTCTGATAGCTGGGTATGCGCGCTTTGTCAACTGCGGAGAGATGTTTACTCAACGACGGCTAGCACCAAATGGGCGGGAATTTCTATTTTACCTATGGCCCTTTGCGGTCGTAGTGCGCACACCGCCtggcgacgccctgggtccccagGGATGTGAATGGGGGGTCGGGTGGACTATTTTAAATTCGATGGAGTTTTACAGCTTTCCCGGCCTGTCGTGGTCTGTCACATCTCTTTGGGTGGAATAATATGGAGATCCGGACTAAATGGGAGAACAAGCAGACAGACGGACGTGGGCAGGAaaacggacagacggacagatgTTGATATGGAAAAGGACAGAAGAAGAAAATGGTCCACTTAATGACCAAACGTACACACAGTATGAGCGGTGCTCATGTACTAGGAGGAGGAAACATCATGGGTCATACTGGAATTGGGCTTTTATTACAGGTAACCACAGTGAGAATAGGTCCTAGGTTTATGAGTCCGTCCCCCCAAAAAACAGTACGTTCTCAGATTTAGGGAGTGTTTATTAAATACCCTGAGGGGAGGAGGGAAGATTTCTACTTAAAAATTACTCAGTTTAAAAAGAATCCTACCTTTAACAGCCCAAGGATCTCAAGGGAGCAAGGGGATAAAAATCCTAATACGAATCGCATCGATTGTTGAGTTAGAACAAAAAGGGCGAGTCTTGACTTCCTCGAATAAACGCAGATGCGGCGAAAGTGGCGATTTCCATTGTAATAAACTCTTGTTTCTCAATTTTTCGATCCTTTTCTCTACTACAAACCATCTGGTAACACTTATTTGGCTCCCTGTGGACTTGGCGGGGATGTCACGCGCGCTCACCTGGAATGTTTGTAAATATTAGTTTTTGATTCCCAACGCCTCGTCCTTTCACAGAGGCCAGGCACGTtgccaggggggaggggttcgGAAGAACCACCCAACTTgacttgaaggtccgctcaaATTAAAGAAAACTGAGTACCGCaatcataggtatcatatggaaaaaaggatagtatttgacggTCCTCCAATACcaaaatcaatcaatctttaTTGAGTTTTCAATTGTGTACATACAATAATAGAAGGGGCAAAGCCAGAGACTTATTAAGGCTTCATTACATTTTATATAAAATGAATAATACATTTAATATATGATAATATGTTTATAtatgaaaatatattatatattgatGTCAGCTCAATTAATTCTTTTCTCGAGTGTacaattttttggggggttaACAAGAATATGCCACATCAGCATAAAATCTGTCCACACTCTGAGCTTATCCATGTGAGTCTCTAGGGGCTAAAGACAGAGCTGAGAATCTAGAAAAGTTGTTTGCTTGTAGCATGTTCTGATTATGGGCTTAAAAGCATTAGGGAATTGATGGTTATGGCTCGATGGTACAAGTCACAAAGTTAATAATTTGAATCAGAGTCTCTAACTGTGACAGTCTCATATCCTGGTTGTCCTGGATCACCCAAATGGCAGAAAGTCCAATGTCGTTCGCAACTGACATGCTTTTTGTAGACAAtgtaaagcataagaaaattagataaaaaaaaggtattctaaatcactctggtatgttaTTAATCTATAAGTCAGAgtttttttaagccaaatcCGATCGTGAACATCCTGTGGAGATCCTGGGCCAtaatggcataaaaaaatggcataaaaataaaagtttttgttctttcgggagtggtcagatttttatcagcaAACTCACACTCAAACTCTCTTTTTGTTCAGAAATCACTGACAGTGATTTGGTTATCTCAAGAATAATTCTACAGAACTTTTCTTCCCAAAGAATTGACAAATATTAGACTTTTCTTTTCTGATATTTATGACGGTGCATCCCTCTGGCAAACCCTGGCAATCTGCCTTTCAATTACGGAAAGGTGAGTTTTTTTCCAGGAGGAGAGACCATCCCTGGAATGGCTGCACTGAAGGTCTCTCTGTCTGGTCTTGCTTGTGTACCGTGAAGCCCAACATGCCAGCTACTAGCGCTGCGGTGTCCTTCTCACCACCAGGGACAGTGAAGATGAGGGGAACTGTCACTAGGCCAGTAGGAAGTGCATGGTATTTCTTGCGGCTTCCAGGCTGGTCCAAGAAGTCAACCAGCCATCCTTCCCATCCTGAAGTTTCACCAGACATGAAACCTTGTTTCCAGCTTAATATATGGCTCCACCATTCTTTGTCAGGGATTCCCTGGTATGTGGCCAGCAACTTTCTAAACACATCTTCAACAGTATCCCACCAGTTTTCTAACTTCAGTACATCTCTGAGATGGGTCAGCTGCTTTCTTAGGTGTTTTGCTTTTGTGAGTAGCTTTTCCCAATCTTGCACAGAGCCTAGCATTTCAATAGCGGGTATTCCACACATTAACATGCACTCAAAATCAAAAAACTCCTGCACTGAGGACATCAGAGTTACTTGTGAGACAACTTTCTGTACGGCGGTGGTCGAGGAGAAATCTGCGGTGACTGTTTCCACATAACCTGGGACTTTGATATTTTCATCTATCTGCTGAGACATCTCGCTGAAGAACCATTCGTAATCTATATCATAGATACTTAGAGTTGGTACTTTAACTGATAATGTCTTTTTCCCTTCATGATCCACAAAAAACTTCCGCACTGCTTCCTCCTTGGATTTTTCATCAATGGCACGGGCGACTTTCTTGATCACACAGAACCACCAATCATCAGGAGAGGTTCGGAGAATCCAGTGGTAATTATAAGCCGCTACAATAGCAGCGAATATCCCAACATCTTCGGTGACAACAATATTATCTTGGGATCCCAGAATTGCTATTCGCTCACCAACATTTTGCCGCTGAGGTTCCGCTGCGGCCGGTTTTCCCCACCATGCATTTTGAGGGCGAGCTTCCCCTTTCTTCGCAAATTTCTCGAGCAGTTCAAATGCTTTGCCTTCAGTGAAGTGTTCGAACTCTTTTGTATCCTTGTGTTCTAATGCGAGCGTCTTTTCCGTTAGGGAAATTCGTTTAAACTGTTCTTCCTTCGTTCTTTCCATGGTGCTCTTTCTGCTTCTGCTGACGCAATCAAAACACAAAAGTTCttctagcctgcgtagcggctcaagggaagaggaggaagactggggggaggggaaggggactTGTGATGTTGTGATGACAAGTCCAAAGC is part of the Nematostella vectensis chromosome 13, jaNemVect1.1, whole genome shotgun sequence genome and encodes:
- the LOC116618023 gene encoding uncharacterized protein LOC116618023, with the protein product MERTKEEQFKRISLTEKTLALEHKDTKEFEHFTEGKAFELLEKFAKKGEARPQNAWWGKPAAAEPQRQNVGERIAILGSQDNIVVTEDVGIFAAIVAAYNYHWILRTSPDDWWFCVIKKVARAIDEKSKEEAVRKFFVDHEGKKTLSVKVPTLSIYDIDYEWFFSEMSQQIDENIKVPGYVETVTADFSSTTAVQKVVSQVTLMSSVQEFFDFECMLMCGIPAIEMLGSVQDWEKLLTKAKHLRKQLTHLRDVLKLENWWDTVEDVFRKLLATYQGIPDKEWWSHILSWKQGFMSGETSGWEGWLVDFLDQPGSRKKYHALPTGLVTVPLIFTVPGGEKDTAALVAGMLGFTVHKQDQTERPSVQPFQGWSLLLEKNSPFRN